A stretch of the Capsicum annuum cultivar UCD-10X-F1 chromosome 8, UCD10Xv1.1, whole genome shotgun sequence genome encodes the following:
- the LOC124886601 gene encoding uncharacterized protein LOC124886601 translates to MTRGGYRAEKFIGRSKAAYRAKILSISAPVIEQDDTSSILTMPPDQTPVIPETSPVSHNQSCPTGQNMNVQSNTAAEATSSQRNVSASGDSSCNNGRTLIFLTSLGLEPSSKCSSSITLSFKSEVDPNGINWKGVSQDVKDGYFREFKKNFYWDASVSEVLVKQQWMKKAALCYKNFIFNIKKHIATVQPKFINDHVWEEWMKLCCCWFYATFPVSSCFPELQHTAQETNSCCFPELQ, encoded by the exons ATGACTCGAGGTGGATATCGTGCCGAAAAGTTCATAGGAAGGAGTAAGGCTGCTTATCGTGCAAAAATTCTTTCTATTTCAGCTCCAGTAATAGAACAGGATGATACAAGTTCCATTCTGACTATGCCACCCGATCAAACACCGGTCATTCCTGAGACATCTCCTGTTTCACATAACCAAAGCTGCCCAACAGGCCAGAATATGAATGTTCAAAGCAACACAGCAGCTGAGGCAACATCTAGTCAGAGAAATGTATCTGCTTCAGGAGATTCCAGTTGTAACAATGGTCGGACCCTTATTTTTCTGACTTCTTTAGG GTTGGAACCATCTTCCAAATGCTCCAGTTCCATTACATtgtctttcaaaagtgaagttGATCCTAATGGGATCAACTGGAAAGGTGTTTCACAAGATGTCAAAGATGGTTATTTTAGAGAATTCAAG AAGAATTTCTATTGGGATGCTTCCGTTAGTGAAGTTCTGGTGAAGCAACAATGGATGAAGAAGGCTGCATTATGCTAcaagaattttattttcaatataaagAAGCATATAGCTACAGTTCAACCGAAATTTATAAATGACCATGTGTGGGAAGAGTGGATGAAACTTTG CTGCTGCTGGTTTTATGCTACTTTTCCAGTAAGCAGCTGTTTTCCAGAACTGCAACATACTGCCCAAGAAACCAATAGTTGCTGCTTTCCAGAACTGCAGTAG